CTTGACCAAGGGAACTGCTGGCGCAGCTGTCCAGTGCATGAACCTAAGCGTTGGCTTTGATGAGGCAGCGGGTTTGCCACAGGTCGGCGTCGCACCTTAAGTCTTAAGCAGCCAGTAAACACATACAACACATTTAATTACTTAGGAGTTCCACATGGCCGATAAAGGCATTACCGCGCCGAAAGGTTTCGTTGCTTCTGCAACGACAGCGGGTATTAAAGCTTCCGGCAATCCTGACATGGCGTTGGTGGTTAACCAAGGTCCAGAGTTTTCCGCAGCGGCTGTGTTTACTCGTAACCGAGTGTTCGCAGCACCGGTGAAGGTAAGCCGCGAAAACGTTGCTGATGGCCAGATCAAAGCTGTGCTTTACAACGCGGGTAATGCCAATGCGTGTAATGGTCTGCAGGGTGAGAAGGATGCTCGTGAATCTGTCTCCCATGTAGCAAAGAACCTCGGCTTGGATGATTCCGATATTGGTGTGTGTTCCACTGGTCTTATCGGTGAGCTTTTGCCCATGGATAAGCTCAACACAGGTATCGATCAGCTAACAGCTGAGGGTGCTTTGGGAGACAATGGTGCAGCTGCTGCCAAAGCGATTATGACTACTGACACCGTGGATAAAGAAACCGTCGTGTTTGCTGATGGCTGGACTGTTGGTGGAATGGGCAAGGGCGTGGGCATGATGGCGCCATCTCTTGCCACAATGTTGGTTTGTTTGACCACAGATGCATCCATTACCCCGGAGATGGCTCAGATTGCGTTGGCAAATGCCACGGCAGTCACTTTTGACACTTTGGATATTGATGGATCAACCTCCACCAATGACACCGTGTTTTTGCTGGCATCTGGAGCTAGTGGCATCACCCCAAGTCAAGATGATCTTAATGATGCTGTCTATGCAGCATGTTCCGATATTGCTGCGAAGTTGCAAGCTGATGCAGAAGGTGTAACCAAGCGTGTTGCTGTGACTGTGGTGGGAACCACTAACAATGAACAGGCAATCAATGCGGCTCGTACAGTTGCTCGTGACAACCTGTTCAAGTGCGCAATGTTTGGTTCGGATCCCAACTGGGGTCGCGTGTTGGCTGCAGTCGGCATGGCTGATGCTGATATGGAACCTGAGAAAATTTCTGTGTTCTTCAATGATCAAGCAGTGTGCCTTGATTCCACTGGTGCGCCTGGAGCTCGTGAGGTGGATCTTTCTGGAGCTGATATTGATGTCCGAATTGATTTGGGCACTGGAGGAGAAGGCCAGGCAACAGTTCGTACCACTGACTTGAGCTTCTCCTATGTAGAGATCAACTCCGCATACAGCACCTAAGAAGTACAGCACCTAAGAAGTAAGGAAAAGGGCACAGGCATGAATGACTTAATCAAAGATTTAGGCTCCGAAGTGCGCGCAAATGTCCTCGCTGAGGCATTGCCGTGGTTGCAGCATTTCCGTGACAAGATCGTCGTCGTGAAATATGGTGGCAACGCCATGGTTGATGATGAGCTGAAGGCTGCTTTTGCTGCTGACATGGTGTTTTTGCGAACCGTGGGAGCAAAGCCTGTGGTGGTGCACGGTGGTGGTCCGCAAATTTCGGACATGCTTAATCGTGTGGGGCTGCAAGGTGAGTTCAAGGGCGGTTTCAGGGTCACCACTCCTGAGGTGATGGAGATTGTCCGCATGGTCCTGTTTGGTCAGGTCGGCCGTGATTTGGTTGGTTTGATTAACTCTCATGGACCTTATGCGGTGGGTACTTCTGGCGAGGACGCGGGTCTTTTCACTGCAGAAAAACGCATGGTCAATATTGATGGCGTGCCAACTGATATCGGTTTGGTTGGAGATATCGTCAACGTTGATGCTTCACCACTGATGGATCTGATTGAGGCCGGTCGCATTCCTGTGGTGTCCACGATTGCTCCTGGTGAAGATGGACAGATCTACAACATCAACGCTGATACTGCAGCTGGAGCTCTGGCTGCAGCGATCGGTGCTGAGCGCCTGTTGGTTCTGACCAACGTGGAAGGTCTATACACCGATTGGCCAGATAAGAGCTCATTGGTGTCCAAGATTAAGGCCACGGAGCTGGAGGCCATTCTTCCGGGGCTTGATTCCGGCATGATCCCTAAGATGGAGTCGTGCTTGAATGCGGTGCGTGGGGGAGTAAGCGCTGCGCATGTTATCGATGGTCGCATCGCGCATTCAGTTTTGCTTGAGCTTTTGACCATGGGCGGTATTGGCACGATGGTGTTGCCGGATGTTTTCGATCGTGAAAATTACCCAGAGGGCACTGTATTTAGAAAAGATGATAAGGATGGGGAACTGTAAATGAGCACGCTGGAAACTTGGCCGCAGGTCATTATTAATACCTATGGCACCCCGCCAGTTGAGCTGGTGTCCGGCAAGGGCGCCACGGTCACCGATGAGCAGGGCAATGTTTATATCGATTTGCTTGCCGGCATCGCCGTGAACGCGCTCGGACACGCTCATCCTGC
Above is a genomic segment from Corynebacterium suranareeae containing:
- the argJ gene encoding bifunctional glutamate N-acetyltransferase/amino-acid acetyltransferase ArgJ — encoded protein: MADKGITAPKGFVASATTAGIKASGNPDMALVVNQGPEFSAAAVFTRNRVFAAPVKVSRENVADGQIKAVLYNAGNANACNGLQGEKDARESVSHVAKNLGLDDSDIGVCSTGLIGELLPMDKLNTGIDQLTAEGALGDNGAAAAKAIMTTDTVDKETVVFADGWTVGGMGKGVGMMAPSLATMLVCLTTDASITPEMAQIALANATAVTFDTLDIDGSTSTNDTVFLLASGASGITPSQDDLNDAVYAACSDIAAKLQADAEGVTKRVAVTVVGTTNNEQAINAARTVARDNLFKCAMFGSDPNWGRVLAAVGMADADMEPEKISVFFNDQAVCLDSTGAPGAREVDLSGADIDVRIDLGTGGEGQATVRTTDLSFSYVEINSAYST
- the argB gene encoding acetylglutamate kinase, whose translation is MNDLIKDLGSEVRANVLAEALPWLQHFRDKIVVVKYGGNAMVDDELKAAFAADMVFLRTVGAKPVVVHGGGPQISDMLNRVGLQGEFKGGFRVTTPEVMEIVRMVLFGQVGRDLVGLINSHGPYAVGTSGEDAGLFTAEKRMVNIDGVPTDIGLVGDIVNVDASPLMDLIEAGRIPVVSTIAPGEDGQIYNINADTAAGALAAAIGAERLLVLTNVEGLYTDWPDKSSLVSKIKATELEAILPGLDSGMIPKMESCLNAVRGGVSAAHVIDGRIAHSVLLELLTMGGIGTMVLPDVFDRENYPEGTVFRKDDKDGEL